The Bryobacteraceae bacterium genome includes a window with the following:
- the trpB gene encoding tryptophan synthase beta chain produces MSDEIKYVLDESRLPRFWYNIAADLPAPPPPVLHPGTMQPVTPADLEVIFPMSLILQEVSTEREIEIPKPVRDIYRQWRPTPLYRARRLEKALDTPARIYYKYEGVSPAGSHKPNTAIAQAFYNKEAGVRRIVTETGAGQWGSSLALAGAMFGLQIDVFMVRVSYEQKPYRRALMESYGARCVASPSTETASGRAILEKRPDHPGSLGIAISEAVEVAAQSPDTKYALGSVLNHVLLHQTVIGEEAIEQLSMAGDEPDVVVGCTGGGSNFAGIAFPFIGRMLRGGRKTRIVAVEPAACPSLTRGRYAYDFGDTAHLTPLVKMHTLGSTFTPPGFHAGGLRYHGMAPLVSHCKELGLLEARAYPQLSCFEAGVLFARTEGILPAPEANHAVRGAIDEALRCKQEGRSEVILFNLCGHGHFDMQAYMDYFAGRLVDQQYDESELAMALAGLPSVSA; encoded by the coding sequence ATGAGCGACGAGATCAAATACGTTCTGGACGAGAGCCGCCTGCCCAGGTTCTGGTACAACATCGCAGCCGATCTGCCTGCGCCGCCGCCTCCGGTGCTGCACCCGGGCACGATGCAGCCCGTGACGCCCGCCGACCTGGAAGTGATCTTCCCGATGAGCCTCATCCTCCAGGAGGTCTCCACGGAGCGCGAGATTGAAATTCCGAAGCCCGTGCGCGACATCTACAGGCAGTGGCGCCCTACGCCGCTCTACCGCGCGCGGAGGCTGGAAAAGGCGCTCGATACGCCGGCGCGCATTTACTACAAGTACGAGGGCGTCAGCCCTGCGGGCTCCCACAAGCCGAACACCGCGATCGCCCAGGCTTTCTATAACAAGGAAGCCGGCGTGCGGCGCATCGTCACCGAGACCGGCGCGGGGCAGTGGGGCTCTTCGCTCGCCCTTGCCGGCGCCATGTTCGGCCTGCAGATCGACGTCTTCATGGTGCGCGTCAGCTACGAGCAGAAGCCATACCGGCGCGCGTTGATGGAAAGCTACGGCGCCCGCTGCGTGGCCTCCCCTTCAACGGAGACCGCGAGCGGCCGGGCGATTCTCGAGAAGCGCCCCGATCACCCGGGCAGCCTCGGGATTGCGATCTCGGAGGCAGTGGAAGTGGCGGCTCAGAGCCCGGACACGAAATACGCTCTTGGCAGCGTGCTGAACCACGTCCTCCTGCACCAGACCGTGATCGGCGAAGAGGCCATCGAGCAGCTCTCCATGGCTGGAGACGAGCCTGATGTCGTCGTTGGCTGCACTGGCGGCGGATCGAACTTCGCCGGCATCGCCTTCCCCTTCATCGGTCGCATGCTGCGCGGCGGCAGGAAAACGCGCATCGTCGCCGTGGAGCCCGCCGCCTGTCCGTCGCTGACGAGAGGCAGGTACGCCTACGATTTCGGCGATACGGCGCACCTCACGCCGCTCGTCAAGATGCACACGCTTGGCAGCACGTTCACGCCTCCGGGCTTTCATGCCGGCGGACTGCGTTACCACGGCATGGCTCCGCTGGTCAGCCACTGCAAGGAACTCGGTCTGCTGGAAGCGCGCGCGTATCCGCAATTGAGCTGCTTTGAGGCGGGCGTCCTCTTCGCGCGCACGGAAGGCATCCTGCCCGCGCCGGAAGCCAATCATGCGGTCCGCGGCGCCATCGACGAAGCGCTCCGGTGCAAGCAGGAAGGCCGCAGCGAAGTCATCCTGTTCAACCTCTGCGGCCACGGTCACTTCGACATGCAGGCCTACATGGACTACTTCGCCGGCAGGCTCGTCGACCAGCAGTACGACGAGAGCGAGCTGGCCATGGCCCTCGCCGGCCTGCCGTCGGTCTCCGCCTGA
- a CDS encoding glutamyltransferase, producing the protein MMMLAWSVSGQDRNQSRSIVYSHYGVVSTSHPLATQAGVRILERGGSAVDAAIAANAVLSVVEPMMCGPGGDLFMIHRDGRYGELVGLNASGWAPRGLSAEWLRSQGHKTMPASGIHSVTVPGAVAGWHAAHERYGKLPWNVLFEDAIRIAEQGHFVHEVIASLWRSPRLRESREAMELFLPTTAAGENHWNRPLARTFRLIADQGPDAFYRGEIAKAILETSRKLGGRMAADDLAEYKPEWVKPISTTYRGWRVWELPPNGQGLAALLMLNIMEQFPAPEEGPHSVQALHWKIESMKLAYADLMAYNADPRQIRVPLAGLLSKDYARQRAAEIDWKRARCEVLPGQPRESETTYLAVVDAERNIVSWIQSIRAAWGSGVYAEGTGFMLQNRGSDFVLTPGHPNELQPRKRSFHTIIPGFLEKDGTMMAFGIMGGANQPLAHAQFVSNIADYGMNPQAALEAPRFTKAGPQGCDVQLEGRIPAASIKALREMGHDIELRQDYSMNMGRGAVAGVMANTGARFGAADPRGDGHAAPALRSR; encoded by the coding sequence ATGATGATGTTGGCGTGGAGCGTGTCCGGCCAGGACCGCAATCAGTCCCGCTCGATTGTCTACAGCCATTACGGAGTCGTCTCGACGAGCCATCCGCTGGCCACTCAGGCCGGCGTCCGCATTCTTGAACGCGGAGGCTCCGCAGTCGATGCCGCCATTGCCGCCAATGCCGTCCTGAGCGTCGTCGAGCCGATGATGTGCGGCCCCGGCGGGGATCTTTTCATGATCCACCGTGACGGACGCTATGGAGAGCTCGTGGGGCTCAATGCATCAGGCTGGGCGCCGCGCGGCCTGTCGGCCGAGTGGCTGCGTTCGCAGGGACACAAGACAATGCCGGCCTCCGGCATCCATTCCGTCACTGTGCCCGGCGCCGTGGCAGGCTGGCACGCCGCGCATGAACGCTACGGCAAGCTCCCGTGGAACGTGCTGTTCGAGGATGCGATCCGGATCGCGGAGCAGGGCCACTTTGTCCATGAAGTCATCGCGTCCCTGTGGAGGTCGCCCCGGCTGCGCGAGTCCAGAGAGGCGATGGAACTCTTCCTGCCGACAACCGCCGCAGGCGAAAACCACTGGAATCGTCCGCTGGCCAGAACATTCCGGCTGATTGCGGATCAGGGACCGGATGCGTTCTACCGCGGCGAAATTGCGAAGGCCATTCTGGAAACCAGCCGGAAACTGGGCGGCCGCATGGCGGCCGACGATCTGGCCGAGTACAAGCCGGAATGGGTGAAGCCGATTTCCACCACATACCGCGGCTGGCGCGTCTGGGAGCTGCCGCCCAATGGCCAGGGGCTGGCCGCGCTCCTGATGCTGAACATCATGGAGCAGTTCCCCGCGCCCGAAGAGGGGCCGCACTCGGTGCAGGCGCTGCACTGGAAGATCGAATCGATGAAGCTCGCCTACGCAGACCTGATGGCCTACAACGCCGATCCCCGCCAGATCCGCGTTCCTCTGGCGGGGCTCCTGTCGAAGGATTACGCAAGGCAGCGGGCGGCGGAGATCGACTGGAAGCGGGCCCGATGCGAGGTGCTGCCAGGCCAGCCCCGGGAGTCGGAGACAACTTACCTGGCCGTGGTGGACGCGGAGCGAAACATCGTGAGCTGGATCCAGAGCATCCGCGCGGCCTGGGGCAGCGGCGTGTATGCCGAAGGAACGGGGTTCATGCTGCAGAACCGCGGAAGCGATTTTGTGCTCACGCCTGGCCATCCGAACGAATTGCAGCCCAGAAAGCGGAGTTTTCACACCATCATTCCCGGTTTTCTGGAGAAAGACGGGACCATGATGGCCTTTGGCATCATGGGCGGCGCCAACCAGCCGCTGGCCCACGCGCAGTTCGTCTCCAACATCGCCGACTATGGAATGAACCCGCAGGCCGCTCTGGAGGCGCCGCGCTTTACCAAGGCGGGACCGCAGGGCTGCGATGTCCAGCTTGAGGGGCGCATCCCGGCCGCGTCCATCAAGGCGCTGCGCGAAATGGGACACGACATTGAATTGCGCCAGGACTACTCGATGAACATGGGCCGCGGCGCAGTGGCAGGGGTCATGGCGAATACCGGCGCGCGCTTCGGCGCCGCCGATCCACGCGGCGACGGGCACGCAGCGCCGGCCTTGCGCAGCCGCTGA